The genomic interval GTGAAGTCGAAGCCGAAAATCCCCAGGCCCTGCGCACGGATTCCCGGGGACAGCAGGGCCGGCCGCCCCGGAAGCGCCCGCCGCGCAAACGCCGCAGATGATCTCCCGCGAAATCCTGCCGACTTTTCCCACCTGCCCGGGCGTGTATCTGATGAAGAACGCCGCGGGCAGAATCATTTATGTGGGCAAGGCCAAGCATCTGCGCCGTCGCCTGGCATCCTACTTTCAGCCGGACCATCGCATGCCGCCCAAGGTGCGGATCATGATGCCAAGGGTTGAGACTATCGACTATCTGTGCACGGCCACGGAAAAGGAGGCGTTGCTGCTTGAGGCGAGCCTGATCAAGAAGCACCGTCCGAAATACAACATCGTCCTGCGCGACGACAAGGAGTACGTCCTTTTCTGCCTGTCCAGGAATCATCCGTTTCCGGCCCTGCGTTTGACCCGCAAGGTGCTGCGCGACGGATCCGTCTTTTTCGGCCCTTTCACCTCTGCCCTTGCCGCGCGCGAAACCAAACGGGTCATTGATCGCCTTTTCCCGTTGCGCAAATGCCGGGACACGGTCTTTGCAAACCGCACCCGGCCCTGCCTGCAGTACCACATCGGGCGTTGTCTCGGGCCGTGCTGCCTGCCCGTCTCCGAAGAGGACTACCGACAGGTCGTGCGCAGGGTCGAGCTTTTCCTGTCTGGAAAATCCGACGAACTGATGGCCGGGCTGCAAACCCAGATGATGACCCTGGCCGATGCCCTTGATTTCGAGGGCGCGGCCCGGCTTCGGGACAGCATCCGCGCCCTGCGTGAAACCGTGGAGCGTCAGGCGGCAGTGCTCTCCGACGGGCGCGATCTGGATGTCATCGGCGTGCATGGCAACGAGAACGGCGCGGCTCTGGCCATAGTCTTTGTGCGCCAGGGACGCATCATTGACGGCCAGAGCTTCTGGTTTCCGGATGCGTCGGTGGAGACGCCCGAAGACCAGACCCGTCTTACGGACTCGTTTTCCATGCAGTACTACACGCCCGAGCGTTTCATTCCGTCCCGGATCATCACGGCTTTTGGCGCTCTGGACCCGGCCCTGGAAGACGCCCTGGCCGACATGCGCGGTGGCAGGGTGAGTTTGGCCAAGGCGCGCGGTGATCAGGAGCGGCGTCTGGTCGATATCGCCGCAACCAACGCCAAGGCCCAGGCGACCCGC from Deltaproteobacteria bacterium HGW-Deltaproteobacteria-18 carries:
- the uvrC gene encoding excinuclease ABC subunit C (The UvrABC repair system catalyzes the recognition and processing of DNA lesions. UvrC both incises the 5' and 3' sides of the lesion. The N-terminal half is responsible for the 3' incision and the C-terminal half is responsible for the 5' incision) codes for the protein MISREILPTFPTCPGVYLMKNAAGRIIYVGKAKHLRRRLASYFQPDHRMPPKVRIMMPRVETIDYLCTATEKEALLLEASLIKKHRPKYNIVLRDDKEYVLFCLSRNHPFPALRLTRKVLRDGSVFFGPFTSALAARETKRVIDRLFPLRKCRDTVFANRTRPCLQYHIGRCLGPCCLPVSEEDYRQVVRRVELFLSGKSDELMAGLQTQMMTLADALDFEGAARLRDSIRALRETVERQAAVLSDGRDLDVIGVHGNENGAALAIVFVRQGRIIDGQSFWFPDASVETPEDQTRLTDSFSMQYYTPERFIPSRIITAFGALDPALEDALADMRGGRVSLAKARGDQERRLVDIAATNAKAQATRTRRTTTTPAELGRALGMDGVVERIECVDASHIQGEGMRVGMVVFVDGREEKSAYRTYSFPELEGTADDYLALASFVARRLKSGPPWPDLLLIDGGKGQLSSVERAMADNGAVDIPLAAIAKGESRRAGELGDVIFRPGRKNPLAIRPGSPEMLLLQHVRDTAHRYIISRLRRHKRAAQLSSELDKLSGVGPKTARLLWEHFGSVEAMIRAEVEELASLPGLGPKKASTLHASLKSLLKTD